A stretch of the Musa acuminata AAA Group cultivar baxijiao chromosome BXJ2-7, Cavendish_Baxijiao_AAA, whole genome shotgun sequence genome encodes the following:
- the LOC103973505 gene encoding uncharacterized protein LOC103973505 isoform X3, protein MLLQRCSSLLKAGSSRSRFRGEDELLGSVCIGALGLMETAGASTIQSLFLNLHFLCRMPLHSKMQAIHLNRGFYMLHLLSLRFPFCHRVLHLLVNLLQTFDCSLYPSPEPLHCRTPSSPEVPVAKLLFTSLDTNCKKSEVYKLQSYQFYPGSPIGCLISPSLGCSGIAARQLTPAHTQNGGSLLDRRISAAASIEESATMPKNNEHLVDQ, encoded by the exons ATGCTGTTGCAGCGGTGTTCGTCTCTGCTGAAAGCCGGGTCCAGCAGGTCACGGTTCCG AGGAGAAGATGAACTGCTTGGCTCAGTGTGTATTGGTGCTTTGGGTCTCATGGAAACGGCAGGCGCATCAACCATACAGTCGTTGTTCCTGAACCTGCATTTTCTTTGTCGGATGCCCCTGCACTCAAAAATGCAAGCCATCCATCTGAACCGAGGCTTCTATATGTTGCACCTCCTTTCTCTCCGGTTTCCTTTCTGCCATCGGGTACTTCATCTGCTGGTCAATCTCCT CCAAACCTTCGACTGCTCACTGTATCCCTCACCAGAACCCTTGCATTGCAGAACACCTTCATCTCCTGAGGTGCCAGTAGCCAAATTGTTGTTTACTTCCCTCGATACCAACTGCAAGAAGAGTGAGGTGTATAAGCTCCAATCCTACCAGTTCTATCCTGGAAGCCCAATAGGTTGCCTCATATCACCAAGCTTGGGTTGTTCAG GGATTGCTGCACGGCAACTTACACCAGCACATACTCAAAATGGTGGGTCACTTTTAGATCGTCGGATATCGGCAGCTGCATCAATAGAGGAGTCTGCTACCATGCCTAAGAATAATGAACACTTGGTGGATCAATGA
- the LOC103973505 gene encoding uncharacterized protein LOC103973505 isoform X4, with protein MLLQRCSSLLKAGSSRSRFRGEDELLGSVCIGALGLMETAGASTIQSLFLNLHFLCRMPLHSKMQAIHLNRGFYMLHLLSLRFPFCHRVLHLLVNLLTPSSPEVPVAKLLFTSLDTNCKKSEVYKLQSYQFYPGSPIGCLISPSLGCSGIAARQLTPAHTQNGGSLLDRRISAAASIEESATMPKNNEHLVDQ; from the exons ATGCTGTTGCAGCGGTGTTCGTCTCTGCTGAAAGCCGGGTCCAGCAGGTCACGGTTCCG AGGAGAAGATGAACTGCTTGGCTCAGTGTGTATTGGTGCTTTGGGTCTCATGGAAACGGCAGGCGCATCAACCATACAGTCGTTGTTCCTGAACCTGCATTTTCTTTGTCGGATGCCCCTGCACTCAAAAATGCAAGCCATCCATCTGAACCGAGGCTTCTATATGTTGCACCTCCTTTCTCTCCGGTTTCCTTTCTGCCATCGGGTACTTCATCTGCTGGTCAATCTCCT AACACCTTCATCTCCTGAGGTGCCAGTAGCCAAATTGTTGTTTACTTCCCTCGATACCAACTGCAAGAAGAGTGAGGTGTATAAGCTCCAATCCTACCAGTTCTATCCTGGAAGCCCAATAGGTTGCCTCATATCACCAAGCTTGGGTTGTTCAG GGATTGCTGCACGGCAACTTACACCAGCACATACTCAAAATGGTGGGTCACTTTTAGATCGTCGGATATCGGCAGCTGCATCAATAGAGGAGTCTGCTACCATGCCTAAGAATAATGAACACTTGGTGGATCAATGA
- the LOC103973505 gene encoding uncharacterized protein LOC103973505 isoform X2 codes for MLLQRCSSLLKAGSSRSRFRGEDELLGSVCIGALGLMETAGASTIQSLFLNLHFLCRMPLHSKMQAIHLNRGFYMLHLLSLRFPFCHRVLHLLVNLLTPSSPEVPVAKLLFTSLDTNCKKSEVYKLQSYQFYPGSPIGCLISPSLGCSGTSSPFPDPKFYSCSGGYFQLFPIGGPPKILIAEGIAARQLTPAHTQNGGSLLDRRISAAASIEESATMPKNNEHLVDQ; via the exons ATGCTGTTGCAGCGGTGTTCGTCTCTGCTGAAAGCCGGGTCCAGCAGGTCACGGTTCCG AGGAGAAGATGAACTGCTTGGCTCAGTGTGTATTGGTGCTTTGGGTCTCATGGAAACGGCAGGCGCATCAACCATACAGTCGTTGTTCCTGAACCTGCATTTTCTTTGTCGGATGCCCCTGCACTCAAAAATGCAAGCCATCCATCTGAACCGAGGCTTCTATATGTTGCACCTCCTTTCTCTCCGGTTTCCTTTCTGCCATCGGGTACTTCATCTGCTGGTCAATCTCCT AACACCTTCATCTCCTGAGGTGCCAGTAGCCAAATTGTTGTTTACTTCCCTCGATACCAACTGCAAGAAGAGTGAGGTGTATAAGCTCCAATCCTACCAGTTCTATCCTGGAAGCCCAATAGGTTGCCTCATATCACCAAGCTTGGGTTGTTCAGGTACTTCATCGCCTTTCCCTGATCCCAAATTCTATTCCTGTTCTGGTGGCTACTTCCAATTGTTCCCTATTGGTGGACCACCAAAAATCTTAATTGCTGAAGGGATTGCTGCACGGCAACTTACACCAGCACATACTCAAAATGGTGGGTCACTTTTAGATCGTCGGATATCGGCAGCTGCATCAATAGAGGAGTCTGCTACCATGCCTAAGAATAATGAACACTTGGTGGATCAATGA
- the LOC103973505 gene encoding uncharacterized protein LOC103973505 isoform X1 yields MLLQRCSSLLKAGSSRSRFRGEDELLGSVCIGALGLMETAGASTIQSLFLNLHFLCRMPLHSKMQAIHLNRGFYMLHLLSLRFPFCHRVLHLLVNLLQTFDCSLYPSPEPLHCRTPSSPEVPVAKLLFTSLDTNCKKSEVYKLQSYQFYPGSPIGCLISPSLGCSGTSSPFPDPKFYSCSGGYFQLFPIGGPPKILIAEGIAARQLTPAHTQNGGSLLDRRISAAASIEESATMPKNNEHLVDQ; encoded by the exons ATGCTGTTGCAGCGGTGTTCGTCTCTGCTGAAAGCCGGGTCCAGCAGGTCACGGTTCCG AGGAGAAGATGAACTGCTTGGCTCAGTGTGTATTGGTGCTTTGGGTCTCATGGAAACGGCAGGCGCATCAACCATACAGTCGTTGTTCCTGAACCTGCATTTTCTTTGTCGGATGCCCCTGCACTCAAAAATGCAAGCCATCCATCTGAACCGAGGCTTCTATATGTTGCACCTCCTTTCTCTCCGGTTTCCTTTCTGCCATCGGGTACTTCATCTGCTGGTCAATCTCCT CCAAACCTTCGACTGCTCACTGTATCCCTCACCAGAACCCTTGCATTGCAGAACACCTTCATCTCCTGAGGTGCCAGTAGCCAAATTGTTGTTTACTTCCCTCGATACCAACTGCAAGAAGAGTGAGGTGTATAAGCTCCAATCCTACCAGTTCTATCCTGGAAGCCCAATAGGTTGCCTCATATCACCAAGCTTGGGTTGTTCAGGTACTTCATCGCCTTTCCCTGATCCCAAATTCTATTCCTGTTCTGGTGGCTACTTCCAATTGTTCCCTATTGGTGGACCACCAAAAATCTTAATTGCTGAAGGGATTGCTGCACGGCAACTTACACCAGCACATACTCAAAATGGTGGGTCACTTTTAGATCGTCGGATATCGGCAGCTGCATCAATAGAGGAGTCTGCTACCATGCCTAAGAATAATGAACACTTGGTGGATCAATGA